A stretch of the Lactuca sativa cultivar Salinas chromosome 9, Lsat_Salinas_v11, whole genome shotgun sequence genome encodes the following:
- the LOC111895457 gene encoding uncharacterized mitochondrial protein AtMg00810-like, whose amino-acid sequence MDNCFSAKVPMTFGYKISVDPTKELVDHKTYRGMIGSLMYLNTSRPDIVFATYLCTRYQADPKVSHQTAVKKIFRYLKETKALGLWYPTGNDFSLQAFTNADHAGCRLHRKITFGGCQFLE is encoded by the coding sequence atggataATTGTTTCTCTGCCAAAGTTCCCATGACCTTCGGATACAAGATCTCTGTTGATCCGACCAAAGAATTAGTTGATCATAAAACGTATCGTGGAATGAttggctcattgatgtatctaaacACAAGCAGACCAGACATTGTCTTTGCCACATATTTATGCACACGATACCAAGCTGATCCAAAGGTATCTCACCAGACTGCTGTAAAGAAGATCTTTAGATATCTCAAGGAAACAAAAGCACTTGGCCTCTGGTATCCAACAGGAAATGACTTCAGCCTACAAGCATTCACTAATGCGGATCATGCAGGATGCAGATTGCATAGAAAAATCACTTTTGGTGGTTGTCAATTTCTCGAATGA